A stretch of the Aegilops tauschii subsp. strangulata cultivar AL8/78 chromosome 4, Aet v6.0, whole genome shotgun sequence genome encodes the following:
- the LOC109778379 gene encoding probable pre-mRNA-splicing factor ATP-dependent RNA helicase DEAH3 isoform X1, whose protein sequence is MGTERKRKVSLFDVVDETSVSAKLGRAGINGAAAAAAANPSINRWNGRPYSARYLEILEKRRTLPVWQQKDEFLRVLRDNQTLILVGETGSGKTTQIPQFVLEAEGLSNRSMVACTQPRRVAAMSVSRRVAEEMDVTIGEEVGYSIRFEDCSSHKTVLKYLTDGMLLREAMADPLLERYKVIVLDEAHERTLATDVLFGLLKEVLKNRPDLKLVVMSATLEAEKFQGYFSGAPLMKVPGRLHPVEIFYTQEPERDYLEAAIRTVVQIHMCEPAGDILVFLTGEEEIEDACRKINKEVNNMGDQVGPVKVVPLYSTLPPAMQQKIFDPAPPPLKEGGPAGRKIVVSTNIAETSLTIDGIVYVIDPGFSKQKVYNPRIRVESLLVSPISKASAHQRAGRAGRTQPGKCFRLYTEKSFNGDLQPQTYPEILRSNLANTVLTLKKLGIDDLVHFDFMDPPAPETLMRALEVLNYLGALDDEGNLTSLGEMMSEFPLDPQMSKMLVISPRYNCSNEILSISAMLSVPNCFLRPREAQKAADEAKARFGHIDGDHLTLLNVYHAYKQNNEDPTWCYENFVNARAMKSADNVRQQLVRIMTRFNLKMCSTDFNSREYYVNIRKAMLSGYFMQVAHLERTGHYLTVKDNQVVHLHPSNCMDHKPEWVIYNEYVLTTRNFIRTVTDIRGEWLIDIAPQYYDLTNFPSCEAKRVLERLHNKRERESAASRN, encoded by the exons ATGGGGACGGAGCGGAAGCGCAAGGTGAGCCTCTTCGACGTTGTCGACGAGACCTCCGTATCCGCGAAGCTCGGCCGCGCCGGCATCAatggtgccgccgccgccgccgcggccaatCCGTCCATCAACCGGTGGAACGGCCGGCCCTACTCGGCGCGCTACCTAGAGATCCTCGAGAAGCGCCGCACGCTCCCCGTGTGGCAGCAGAAGGACGAGTTCCTCCGCGTCCTCCGCGACAACCAGACCCTCATCCTTGTCGGAGAAACCGGAAGTGGCAAGACCACTCAG ATCCCCCAATTTGTGCTCGAGGCTGAAGGTTTGAGCAACCGTTCTATGGTTGCCTGCACCCAGCCGCGTAGGGTTGCTGCAATGTCGGTCTCTCGGCGTGTCGCGGAGGAGATGGATGTCACAATCGGGGAGGAAGTTGGTTACAGTATCCGATTCGAAGATTGCAGCAGTCACAAAACTGTTCTCAA ATATTTGACAGATGGTATGCTTCTGAGAGAAGCAATGGCAGACCCACTTTTAGAGAGGTACAAGGTGATTGTTCTTGACGAGGCTCATGAGCGCACGTTGGCAACGGATGTTCTGTTTGGGCTTCTGAAGGAAGTTCTAAAGAACAGGCCTGACTTGAAGCTTGTTGTTATGAGTGCTACTCTTGAGGCAGAGAAGTTTCAGGGTTATTTCAGTGGTGCACCATTGATGAAAGTTCCTGGTAGACTTCATCCGGTTGAGATCTTCTATACTCAGGAACCAGAAAGGGACTATCTAGAAGCTGCTATCAGGACAGTTGTGCAGATACATATGTGTGAACCTGCTGGTGATATCCTTGTATTCCTTACTGGAGAAGAGGAGATTGAGGATGCGTGTCGGAAAATAAACAAGGAAGTTAATAACATGGGTGATCAGGTTGGCCCAGTTAAAGTCGTGCCGTTGTACTCTACTCTCCCCCCTGCAATGCAGCAGAAGATTTTTGACCCTGCTCCACCTCCATTGAAAGAGGGAGGTCCTGCTGGAAGGAAAATTGTTGTGTCCACAAACATTGCTGAGACATCCCTAACCATCGATGGTATAGTGTATGTTATAGATCCAGGGTTTTCCAAACAGAAGGTTTACAATCCAAGGATAAGGGTGGAATCCCTTTTGGTGTCTCCAATTTCCAAGGCAAGTGCGCATCAGAGAGCTGGTCGTGCTGGAAGAACACAGCCTGGGAAGTGCTTCAGGTTGTACACAGAGAAGAGTTTTAATGGTGATTTACAGCCTCAGACCTACCCAGAAATTCTTCGGTCAAACCTGGCGAATACAGTTCTTACTCTGAAGAAGCTTGGAATTGATGATTTGGTGCATTTTGACTTCATGGATCCTCCTGCACCCGAAACTCTAATGAGGGCCTTGGAAGTTCTGAACTACTTGGGGGCACTCGACGATGAAGGCAACCTAACATCTTTAGGTGAAATGATGAGTGAGTTCCCCTTAGACCCACAGATGTCAAAGATGCTTGTCATCAGTCCAAGGTACAACTGTTCAAATGAGATCCTCTCAATATCTGCCATGCTATCAG TACCCAATTGCTTTCTCCGGCCTAGGGAGGCACAAAAGGCTGCTGATGAGGCGAAGGCTCGATTTGGGCACATCGATGGGGATCATCTGACACTTTTGAACGTGTACCATGCATACAAGCAAAACA ATGAGGATCCTACATGGTGTTATGAGAATTTTGTCAATGCCCGGGCGATGAAGTCTGCTGATAATGTTAGACAACAACTTGTCCGCATCATGACCAGATTCAACCTCAAGATGTGCAGTACAGACTTCAACAGTCGTGAGTACTATGTCAACATCAGGAAAGCAATGCTTTCAGGGTACTTTATGCAGGTTGCTCATCTGGAGCGAACTGGGCATTACTTAACCGTAAAGGATAATCAG GTTGTCCATCTTCATCCCTCGAATTGCATGGACCATAAGCCGGAGTGGGTCATCTACAATGAATATGTTTTGACCACCAGGAATTTCATCCGCACAGTCACCGATATCCGTGGAGAGTG GCTTATCGATATAGCTCCACAGTACTATGATCTGACCAATTTCCCATCATGCGAGGCCAAGCGTGTTCTTGAGAGGCTACACAATAAGAGGGAGAGGGAAAGTGCTGCTAGTAGGAACTGA
- the LOC109778379 gene encoding probable pre-mRNA-splicing factor ATP-dependent RNA helicase DEAH3 isoform X2 codes for MLLREAMADPLLERYKVIVLDEAHERTLATDVLFGLLKEVLKNRPDLKLVVMSATLEAEKFQGYFSGAPLMKVPGRLHPVEIFYTQEPERDYLEAAIRTVVQIHMCEPAGDILVFLTGEEEIEDACRKINKEVNNMGDQVGPVKVVPLYSTLPPAMQQKIFDPAPPPLKEGGPAGRKIVVSTNIAETSLTIDGIVYVIDPGFSKQKVYNPRIRVESLLVSPISKASAHQRAGRAGRTQPGKCFRLYTEKSFNGDLQPQTYPEILRSNLANTVLTLKKLGIDDLVHFDFMDPPAPETLMRALEVLNYLGALDDEGNLTSLGEMMSEFPLDPQMSKMLVISPRYNCSNEILSISAMLSVPNCFLRPREAQKAADEAKARFGHIDGDHLTLLNVYHAYKQNNEDPTWCYENFVNARAMKSADNVRQQLVRIMTRFNLKMCSTDFNSREYYVNIRKAMLSGYFMQVAHLERTGHYLTVKDNQVVHLHPSNCMDHKPEWVIYNEYVLTTRNFIRTVTDIRGEWLIDIAPQYYDLTNFPSCEAKRVLERLHNKRERESAASRN; via the exons ATGCTTCTGAGAGAAGCAATGGCAGACCCACTTTTAGAGAGGTACAAGGTGATTGTTCTTGACGAGGCTCATGAGCGCACGTTGGCAACGGATGTTCTGTTTGGGCTTCTGAAGGAAGTTCTAAAGAACAGGCCTGACTTGAAGCTTGTTGTTATGAGTGCTACTCTTGAGGCAGAGAAGTTTCAGGGTTATTTCAGTGGTGCACCATTGATGAAAGTTCCTGGTAGACTTCATCCGGTTGAGATCTTCTATACTCAGGAACCAGAAAGGGACTATCTAGAAGCTGCTATCAGGACAGTTGTGCAGATACATATGTGTGAACCTGCTGGTGATATCCTTGTATTCCTTACTGGAGAAGAGGAGATTGAGGATGCGTGTCGGAAAATAAACAAGGAAGTTAATAACATGGGTGATCAGGTTGGCCCAGTTAAAGTCGTGCCGTTGTACTCTACTCTCCCCCCTGCAATGCAGCAGAAGATTTTTGACCCTGCTCCACCTCCATTGAAAGAGGGAGGTCCTGCTGGAAGGAAAATTGTTGTGTCCACAAACATTGCTGAGACATCCCTAACCATCGATGGTATAGTGTATGTTATAGATCCAGGGTTTTCCAAACAGAAGGTTTACAATCCAAGGATAAGGGTGGAATCCCTTTTGGTGTCTCCAATTTCCAAGGCAAGTGCGCATCAGAGAGCTGGTCGTGCTGGAAGAACACAGCCTGGGAAGTGCTTCAGGTTGTACACAGAGAAGAGTTTTAATGGTGATTTACAGCCTCAGACCTACCCAGAAATTCTTCGGTCAAACCTGGCGAATACAGTTCTTACTCTGAAGAAGCTTGGAATTGATGATTTGGTGCATTTTGACTTCATGGATCCTCCTGCACCCGAAACTCTAATGAGGGCCTTGGAAGTTCTGAACTACTTGGGGGCACTCGACGATGAAGGCAACCTAACATCTTTAGGTGAAATGATGAGTGAGTTCCCCTTAGACCCACAGATGTCAAAGATGCTTGTCATCAGTCCAAGGTACAACTGTTCAAATGAGATCCTCTCAATATCTGCCATGCTATCAG TACCCAATTGCTTTCTCCGGCCTAGGGAGGCACAAAAGGCTGCTGATGAGGCGAAGGCTCGATTTGGGCACATCGATGGGGATCATCTGACACTTTTGAACGTGTACCATGCATACAAGCAAAACA ATGAGGATCCTACATGGTGTTATGAGAATTTTGTCAATGCCCGGGCGATGAAGTCTGCTGATAATGTTAGACAACAACTTGTCCGCATCATGACCAGATTCAACCTCAAGATGTGCAGTACAGACTTCAACAGTCGTGAGTACTATGTCAACATCAGGAAAGCAATGCTTTCAGGGTACTTTATGCAGGTTGCTCATCTGGAGCGAACTGGGCATTACTTAACCGTAAAGGATAATCAG GTTGTCCATCTTCATCCCTCGAATTGCATGGACCATAAGCCGGAGTGGGTCATCTACAATGAATATGTTTTGACCACCAGGAATTTCATCCGCACAGTCACCGATATCCGTGGAGAGTG GCTTATCGATATAGCTCCACAGTACTATGATCTGACCAATTTCCCATCATGCGAGGCCAAGCGTGTTCTTGAGAGGCTACACAATAAGAGGGAGAGGGAAAGTGCTGCTAGTAGGAACTGA
- the LOC109778371 gene encoding uncharacterized protein, with translation MAGRLVSMLRWPPDLGGLPSQLAALLPSSPSPTSYASLQWDWRPEQLGAAIRRWPELLPDVPLVVDAVLWGVVTAVESVALISMMCCFFLFCGCTL, from the coding sequence ATGGCGGGAAGGCTGGTCTCCATGCTCCGGTGGCCGCCAGACCTCGGGGGCCTCCCTAGCCAGCTGGCCGCCCTGCTGCCGTCGTCACCGTCGCCGACGTCATACGCGTCCCTCCAGTGGGACTGGCGGCCGGAGCAGCTCGGCGCGGCTATTCGGCGGTGGCCCGAGCTCCTGCCGGACGTGCCCCTCGTCGTGGACGCCGTGCTCTGGGGCGTCGTCACGGCCGTCGAGTCCGTCGCGCTCATCTCCATGATGTGCTGCTTCTTCCTCTTCTGCGGCTGCACGCTGTGA